One genomic region from Oncorhynchus clarkii lewisi isolate Uvic-CL-2024 chromosome 21, UVic_Ocla_1.0, whole genome shotgun sequence encodes:
- the LOC139378447 gene encoding coiled-coil domain-containing protein 87: protein KVVGRLSRAAEAKRRMADGQDMLTSMTQMVACTQDIQQRYRSILGPLSLFFQSNPEGEKRADRVQEERTVSPSVSEGVKTNPTSLADMRQQLQYRIQEHSVLHSTPVEDQQALAAVMTSELGLIWQDLKGLMDEPTLNQEENRQLQAETCQEVLRICQELYLNYLHLLDRLRRRAVFSDQANRSRLGAQMAIDCTSLLNVHSIRRSVAAGIKATRRARLSAERPRAAGRDLKGAMETHTALPCKLDFGLTLQTKAGCKKSGAIRQGKNPIERDLREMTEKMGDMDLEQVYDLMPCHLELITNKDAARASLANVSPSDEEPSMYYHGYTRLKGCSSMPDLQRETLLEELELEALPTRPQSPLVLLATGPCSNIEKPIDPAHDLRRLLQDRVIVDQAVTDSDTDLPPLIKALAWRGSTKLQQLTHTLQKQEEEGEKREGASGGRYRVPVEEPEHPQGAVVNVALSHVSLARTAAARVSDRVLRDTINIHTYPPVYNYLTKELELSSVQWLDRNLFAGEEIKEVYKELSKSKSTQYLNFDEDAMIEPALTNIRWSMKKKNHQRFINPQLKRQNTNTMSHRKRTEIPADHKKPEDQNSRAFTAWLQWWKTDLSVEDYLRYITNQDNDYLWAAFHLYDSGDSDDEEDERRRLLQLRGDERKKRRRQKMEALKGQKQEYVTGVWNVNTVLLGGLWKEPDLEEEEESPDEEITSSKQKAYKRTVSVGSKEASRGGVMGEGDQVQSRLERIWTLLCLPDTYRLDMAIKYSSHARRDQLEEATAAWERAARLIQQRESLLARLELFERDASDPNRFFLQGYRGTSLARMDESKHRRKLNSQICSLEKVLSKILHHITDSFHDTVTYKGRPYREKMRWDRIEMLYWLQQERRVQALERVVEGRGSLPTRLPPLNPNLQLYPGTHPTPQGHTPTLSQRPHPHTHSPSNPTQPSSVLYPV, encoded by the exons AAAGTGGTGGGCCGCCTCTCCCGAGCGGCGGAGGCCAAACGACGGATGGCAGATGGCCAGGACATGCTGACCTCCATGACACAGATGGTGGCCTGCACCCAGGACATCCAGCAGAGATACCGCAGCATCCTGGGGCCACTGTCCCTCTTCTTCCAGTCCAACCccgagggagagaagagggcag ACAGGGTCCAGGAGGAGAGAACAGTGTCCCCGTCGGTGTCAGAGGGGGTGAAGACCAACCCCACCTCCCTGGCCGACATGCGTCAACAGCTGCAGTACCGGATCCAGGAGCATTCCGTGCTCCACTCCACCCCTGTGGAGGATCAGCAAGCTCTG gcGGCGGTAATGACGTCAGAGCTGGGCCTGATCTGGCAGGACCTGAAGGGGCTGATGGACGAGCCCACGCTGAACCAGGAGGAGAACAGGCAGCTGCAGGCGGAGACGTGCCAGGAGGTGCTCCGCATCTGCCAGGAGCTCTACCTCAACTATCTCCACCTGCTGGACAGGCTGAGGCGCCGCGCCGTCTTCAGCGACCAGGCCAACCGCAGCCGCCTGGGGGCCCAGATGGCCATAGACTGCACCAGCCT TTTAAACGTCCACTCGATCAGACGCAGTGTAGCGGCAGGGATCAAGGCTACGCGGAGAGCCCGGCTGAGCGCTGAGAGACCCAGAGCTGCCGGACGCGACCTGAAGGGGGCGATGGAGACACACACAGCGCTGCCATGCAAACTGGACTTTGGTCTGACTCTGCAGACCAAGGCTGGCTGCAAGAAGAGCGGTGCCATCAGACAGGGCAAAAACCCTATCGAGAGGGACCTCcgagag atgaCTGAGAAGATGGGAGACATGGACCTGGAGCAGGTCTATGACCTGATGCCCTGCCACCTGGAACTGATCACTAACAAAG atgcAGCGCGGGCCAGCTTGGCCAATGTTTCACCGTCAGATGAGGAACCCAGCATGTATTACCATGGCTACACCAGACTAAAG GGGTGTAGTTCCATGCCAGACCTGCAGAGAGAGACTCTCCTGGAGGAGCTGGAGCTGGAGGCCCTGCCTACCAGACCCCAGTCGCCTCTGGTGCTGCTGGCCACTGGGCCCTGCTCCAACATCGAGAAGCCCATTGACCCTGCCCACGACCTCAGGAG GTTGCTACAGGACAGAGTGATTGTGGATCAGGCTGTGACAGACTCTGACACAGACCTCCCTCCTCTGATCAAGGCCCTGGCGTGGAGAGGTTCCACCAAACTACAACAgctcacacacactctgcag aaacaggaagaggagggggagaagagggagggtgCCAGTGGAGGAAGGTACAGGGTGCCAGTGGAGGAACCGGAGCACCCCCAGGGAGCTGTGGTGAACGTGGCCCTGTCCCACGTCTCTCTAGCCCGCACAGCCGCCGCCCGCGTCTCAGACAGGGTTCTCCGCGACACCATTAACATCCACACGTACCCACCCGTCTACAACTACCTCACCAAAGAG CTTGAGCTCTCTTCAGTGCAATGGCTGGATCGTAACCTGTTTGCCGGGGAAGAAATAAAGGAAGTCTATAAGGAGTTATCCAAAAGCAAATCTACACAGTATCTTAACTTCGATGAG GACGCCATGATAGAGCCAGCCTTGACCAACATCAGATGGAGTATGAAGAAGAAGAACCACCAGAGGTTCATCAACCCACAGCTGAAGAGACAGAACACCAACACCATGTCCCACAG gaaaAGGACCGAGATCCCAGCGGACCATAAGAAACCGGAAGACCAGAATTCCCGGGCCTTCACGGCCTGGCTGCAGTGGTGGAAGACAGACCTCTCAGTCGAGGACTACCTCCGATACATCACCAatcag GACAATGACTACCTGTGGGCGGCGTTCCACCTGTACGATAGTGGCGATAGTGACGATGAGGAGGACGAGAGAAGAAGACTGCTCCAGCTACGAGGAGACGAGAGGaagaa GAGGCGGAGGCAGAAGATGGAGGCTCTAAAGGGTCAGAAGCAGGAGTACGtgacaggggtgtggaacgtcAACACGGTGCTGCTGGGAGGGCTGTGGAAGGAACCCGATCTGGAgg aggaggaagagagccCAGATGAAGAAATAACCAGCTCTaaacag AAGGCCTATAAGAGGACAGTGAGTGTGGGGAGCAAGGAGGCCAGTCGAGGGGGGGTGATGGGAGAGGGGGACCAGGTCCAGAGCAGGCTGGAGAGGATCTGGACACTCCTCTGCCTGCCCGACACCTACAGACTGGACATGGCCATTAAGTACAGCTCCCACGCACGCAGGGACCAGCTGGAGGAG GCCACAGCAGCATGGGAGCGCGCTGCCCGTCTCATCCAGCAGAGGGAGTCTCTGCTGGCTCGTCTGGAGCTGTTTGAGAGGGACGCTTCTGACCCCAACCGCTTCTTCCTGCAAG GCTACCGAGGCACCTCTCTAGCCAGGATGGATGAGTCCAAGCACCGGAGAAAACTCAACTCCCAGATCTGTTCTCTGGAGAAGGTTTTGTCTAAGATTCTCCACCACATTACAGACAGCTTCCATGACACTGTCACCTACAAG ggGAGGCCGTACAGGGAGAAGATGCGCTGGGACCGCATCGAGATGCTCTACTGGCTGCAGCAGGAGCGCCGGGTCCAGGCTCtggagagagtggtggaggggaggggctCTCTCCCCACCAGACTGCCCCCCCTCAACCCCAACCTTCAGCTGTACCCGGgcacccaccccaccccccaagGACACACCCCGACCCTCAGCCAGAGaccccaccctcacacacacagcccctccAATCCAACCCAGCCGAGCTCAGTGTTGTATCCAGTATAA
- the LOC139379541 gene encoding C-type lectin lectoxin-Phi1-like: MHLFTGLFTLSSCQYHYVRDPKNWTEAQRYCREKYTDLATVSNMEDMNRLNHLTIDSGYVGAVWIGLKKGQYSRWQWSLADIDYYSEGQTQFSEFWDQNQPDNLNEDCGVMENSGKWHDYFCTTQHFPVCYDGTKPPAGRFLMVQQLMTWREAQLYCRKHHTDLASVRNQTENKEICNVAGRSNVWIGLFKDTWTWSDQSNSSFR; this comes from the exons ATGCACCTCTTCACAGGGCTCTTCACACTATCCTCCTGTCAGTATCACTATGTAAGGGACCCTAAAAACTGGACTGAAGCACAGAGGTACTGCAGAGAGAAGTACACGGACCTGGCCACCGTAAGCAACATGGAGGATATGAACAGACTGAACCACTTGACTATAGACAGCGGTTATGTTGGCGCAGTGTGGATAGGACTGAAGAAGGGACAGTATTCCAGGTGGCAGTGGTCTCTGGCAGACATAGACTACTATAGTGAGGGACAGACTCAGTTTAGTGAATTTTGGGACCAAAACCAGCCAGACAATTTGAATGAAGATTGTGGTGTCATGGAGAATTCTGGAAAATGGCACGACTATTTTTGTACTACTCAACACTTTCCAGTGTGCTACGACG GGACTAAGCCTCCAGCTGGTCGTTTCCTAATGGTTCAACAGCTAATGACCTGGAGGGAGGCTCAGCTCTACTGCAGGAAGCACCACACAGACCTGGCCAGTGTGAGGAACCAGACTGAGAACAAAGAAATCTGTAACGTGGCCGGGAGAAGCAACGTTTGGATCGGCCTGTTCAAAGACACCTGGACGTGGTCGGACCAGAGTAACTCCTCGTTCAGA